In a single window of the Antedon mediterranea chromosome 1, ecAntMedi1.1, whole genome shotgun sequence genome:
- the LOC140049727 gene encoding uncharacterized protein isoform X2 — translation MMENENKFVYSQFKTLKDLGLYDGPLEESDDDCLCNTQSTLNDSTEYLCETQEPVGRRSSRRCEVNDSFHHQKRYSSPTRDAYDSDDGSVKSFPRHQGASYRSPRHSPTIDDDDKFNDQPYNSYNGRPIYLSDASDGISPPMSPVHSDQENPEEEDLYGPGEPISIAQSIHLMIGMEPSQIGINGLPVNWTDASLSKSHNLVELQSGNPEFNQICSNITKANVTVHSVERIENKRLLDKFKLEIEHMQSSRKCSEKDLNIVYLFHGTCAEKMDLAEEGLDHRLARRGHFGTNGIYFSDDPRKCMKYLKRTGLILMCRVLLGDVKTYPDGKQDTELKREPEKVGSKQRYDSVKGRVSKYAEYVIYTNARALPEYIVTIGTKPDVLRRPQPKKAPPHLVERTAPDPALDPDPMPLDQNQKKKLDDFLDFTHCQDRQRAQVILSDCNWNVDNAIGQFLDNYS, via the exons ATGATGGAAAATGAAAACAAGTTTGTATATTCTCAGTTCAAAACATTAAAAGATTTAGGCCTGTATGATGGACCACTTGAGGAGAGTGATGATGATTGCTTGTGTAACACACAATCAACCCTCAATGATTCCACTGAATACCTCTGCGAAACACAGGAACCTGTAGGTCGACGATCTTCACGCCGCTGTGAAGTTAATGACTCATTCCACCATCAGAAACGGTATTCATCACCAACGCGTGACGCATACGATTCTGATGATGGCTCGGTTAAAAGTTTTCCACGACATCAAGGTGCTTCTTATCGATCACCGCGTCATTCTCCAACTATAGATGACGATGACAAGTTTAACGATCAACCATACAATAGTTACAATGGTAGACCTATCTATCTATCGGATGCATCAGATGGCATATCACCCCCAATGTCACCTGTACATAGTGACCAAGAAAATCCAGAGGAGGAAGATTTATACGGACCTGGAGAACCAATTTCCATTGCTCAGTCTATACATTTGATGATTGGTATGGAACCAAGTCAAATTGGAATAAACGGATTGCCAGTAAATTGGACAGATGCTTCTCTTTCCAAGTCACACAACCTTGTTGAACTACAGTCTGGCAATCCAGaattcaaccaaatttgttCAAATATTACAAAAGCTAATGTTACTGTACATAGCGTTGAaagaattgaaaataaaagacTTCTGGATAAATTTAAGTTGGAGATTGAACATATGCAGTCGAGTAGAAAATGTTCTGAAAAAG ATTTGAACATTGTGTACTTGTTTCATGGGACCTGTGCTGAGAAGATGGATTTGGCAGAGGAAGGTCTTGATCACAGACTAGCAAGGCGCGGACACTTTGGTACAAATGGAATATATTTCAG tGATGATCCAAGaaaatgtatgaaatatttaaaacgtACTGGTTTAATACTCATGTGCAGAGTTTTACTTGGTGATGTTAAG ACATATCCTGATGGAAAACAAGATACAGAATTGAAGCGGGAGCCAGAAAAAGTAGGCAGCAAACAACGCTACGACTCAGTAAAG GGCCGTGTGTCAAAATATGCAGAATATGTAATATACACGAACGCCCGTGCCCTCCCAGAATACATTGTCACAATCGGAACAAAGCCAGATGTATTGCGTAGGCCTCAACCTAAAAAAGCACCGCCCCACCTTGTAGAGCGGACTGCACCAGATCCTGCTTTAGACCCTGATCCA ATGCCACTTGATCAAAACCAGAAAAAGAAACTAGATGACTTTCTAGACTTTACTCACTGCCAGGACAGACAAAGAGCTCAAGTAATACTATCAGATTGCAACTGGAACGTGGATAATGCCATTGGTCAGTTCTTGGACAACTATTCTTAG
- the LOC140049727 gene encoding uncharacterized protein isoform X1 translates to MMENENKFVYSQFKTLKDLGLYDGPLEESDDDCLCNTQSTLNDSTEYLCETQEPVGRRSSRRCEVNDSFHHQKRYSSPTRDAYDSDDGSVKSFPRHQGASYRSPRHSPTIDDDDKFNDQPYNSYNGRPIYLSDASDGISPPMSPVHSDQENPEEEDLYGPGEPISIAQSIHLMIGMEPSQIGINGLPVNWTDASLSKSHNLVELQSGNPEFNQICSNITKANVTVHSVERIENKRLLDKFKLEIEHMQSSRKCSEKDLNIVYLFHGTCAEKMDLAEEGLDHRLARRGHFGTNGIYFSDDPRKCMKYLKRTGLILMCRVLLGDVKTYPDGKQDTELKREPEKVGSKQRYDSVKGRVSKYAEYVIYTNARALPEYIVTIGTKPDVLRRPQPKKAPPHLVERTAPDPALDPDPVSFSPPSNSRPTFPYQFPSQTISDETNKEKCQPTVQTDQEKTSSGVKPVTWGYTDEEFNKKIEKTRAALRDKKKKKKESLD, encoded by the exons ATGATGGAAAATGAAAACAAGTTTGTATATTCTCAGTTCAAAACATTAAAAGATTTAGGCCTGTATGATGGACCACTTGAGGAGAGTGATGATGATTGCTTGTGTAACACACAATCAACCCTCAATGATTCCACTGAATACCTCTGCGAAACACAGGAACCTGTAGGTCGACGATCTTCACGCCGCTGTGAAGTTAATGACTCATTCCACCATCAGAAACGGTATTCATCACCAACGCGTGACGCATACGATTCTGATGATGGCTCGGTTAAAAGTTTTCCACGACATCAAGGTGCTTCTTATCGATCACCGCGTCATTCTCCAACTATAGATGACGATGACAAGTTTAACGATCAACCATACAATAGTTACAATGGTAGACCTATCTATCTATCGGATGCATCAGATGGCATATCACCCCCAATGTCACCTGTACATAGTGACCAAGAAAATCCAGAGGAGGAAGATTTATACGGACCTGGAGAACCAATTTCCATTGCTCAGTCTATACATTTGATGATTGGTATGGAACCAAGTCAAATTGGAATAAACGGATTGCCAGTAAATTGGACAGATGCTTCTCTTTCCAAGTCACACAACCTTGTTGAACTACAGTCTGGCAATCCAGaattcaaccaaatttgttCAAATATTACAAAAGCTAATGTTACTGTACATAGCGTTGAaagaattgaaaataaaagacTTCTGGATAAATTTAAGTTGGAGATTGAACATATGCAGTCGAGTAGAAAATGTTCTGAAAAAG ATTTGAACATTGTGTACTTGTTTCATGGGACCTGTGCTGAGAAGATGGATTTGGCAGAGGAAGGTCTTGATCACAGACTAGCAAGGCGCGGACACTTTGGTACAAATGGAATATATTTCAG tGATGATCCAAGaaaatgtatgaaatatttaaaacgtACTGGTTTAATACTCATGTGCAGAGTTTTACTTGGTGATGTTAAG ACATATCCTGATGGAAAACAAGATACAGAATTGAAGCGGGAGCCAGAAAAAGTAGGCAGCAAACAACGCTACGACTCAGTAAAG GGCCGTGTGTCAAAATATGCAGAATATGTAATATACACGAACGCCCGTGCCCTCCCAGAATACATTGTCACAATCGGAACAAAGCCAGATGTATTGCGTAGGCCTCAACCTAAAAAAGCACCGCCCCACCTTGTAGAGCGGACTGCACCAGATCCTGCTTTAGACCCTGATCCAGTAAGTTTTAGCCCACCAagcaatagtaggcctacttttccTTATCAATTTCCATCTCAAACCATATCCGACGAAACAAATAAAGAGAAATGTCAGCCTACAGTACAAACTGACCAGGAGAAAACAAGTTCTGGTGTTAAGCCTGTGACATGGGGTTACACTGATGAAGAATTTAACAAGAAAATAGAAAAGACCCGGGCTGCTCTACgtgataagaaaaaaaagaaaaaggaaTCACTGGACTAg